From Antechinus flavipes isolate AdamAnt ecotype Samford, QLD, Australia chromosome 1, AdamAnt_v2, whole genome shotgun sequence:
GcattcccccttcacctccacttCTAAAGTTCCCTAGCTCAAATATACTTCCTCTTCCCTGATTCCCAATTTTCTGTAATTGCCTTCCCCCTTAACTTGTATTTACTTCACACACATTTGTCAGCATGTGTACAATATGAGCACCTTGAGAACAAGAACTAATTTCTGACTTTTTATCCCCAGTATCCtatacaatgtctggcacacagaTACTTAATATATGTTGGTTGATTGTAGAAATACATACATTTTCTAaatggaaggaggggaaggacTTTTTTAGCGGTAGTCTCTCCAACAGACTAATCCCTATGTGTATAAAACATTCACATTTGCCTATGTCACACTAAAATTGCATATACATACATCCCTGTGCGAAATAGCCTGTGAGGTATTCCCAGGCACTTGACTGatcaaattgttttttgtttaggTGATTAGTCTTTCATATTTGAAGTTTACACAATATCTTTGCTCCCTTGTCCAAAAAGTACTGATTGTCAGGCACTATGATaagcactggggattcaaagacaaagggaaaaaagttacTACCTTCAAGAAGTGAAGAATCTacccaaggagaaaaaaatatacaagcTTATTCAAGATAAATATGAGGGAAAGAAACCTCTAGAAAGGCCTTATGTATAAAAGAGAGCACTTGATCTGAGCTTGGGAGGAAACTAGATAAGGCAAGAGTACATTTTGGGTGCCTACCCCAGAGATGGAGTGCCCTGAGTAGGGATAGTTGGGACAGGGAGAGCACAAGAAATTCTTTCAggtccataatttaaaaaatattgtctaGGTGGAGCTAAGTCTGACTCGATGCTTATTCTGATGTATACAGCTCAGCATCTCCTTAACAAGTGGGGATTAATGGGTATTAGACTACCTTCTGATGACAGTCAATGGAGATACTGACTGAAGGTGTCCAACATCCAATTTCATCTCACAATCTTCCATCAGTGCTTACAAAATTAAGAATAGAATAACAACCAGTATAAGAGGCCCAGGATCCAAAGAGGCATTTCTTACCAAGCACGAAAAAGCAAATCCAGCCATAACAATATAGACTGTCCAACCAAACTGTTCAGCCACATATCCATAGATAAAGCCAATTACCTAGAACAAAGATAGATCTTATTAGGAAAGGCTATgctgaagaaagcaaaacaaatgaaGATGGATACTTACtgcagaaaaaagaataattcccTGAAACATCTGTTCAGCTAACTTCTGACCCTTATAATCCTACGGGAAATAAAAAACAGAAGTTACCACTTCAACAACCCTTCATTTTTTACGAATCATTTTTAATTTGGATCTTGCCCCAGATTAGCCACAAAAAGCCATTGGGCAGGGGGGAGGACGGGGGGTGGTGGAGAGGGGGACGCAGGGTGAGGACCGGTAACTCGAATAAAACTAAATTAGGCGAAGGTAAAGACGACCGAAGTCAGAAGACGAAGGTGGTGCGTGAGAGGTGGTTAGGGGCTGGAAGCAGGCACAATAAATGCCCCTGGCAAGTTGAACTGAACATCATAGTGCACGGAAGGAGAAGCCCGGAGAACTCCGAGGCAGAAGGAAAGGGGGCGAGAGCCACGGGAAAAGAAGGGACCGACAACCGGGAGGGGAGGGTCATCAGCAGTGAAAAGCCTGCTCCTGGAACCAGATCGGTCCCCAAGAGAGTGGAAGCTGCTGGAGGGCAGGCCGGCGCTAGGCACAAAAAGCGCTACCTTGGGCGCACTCACCATCTGCGTGGGCAGGGAGCTCAGTCCGTCCAACATGACTGCCTTCGGGGCCAGGCGACGCTGCAAGGACGCCGAGGGGTTGCGCTTCGGGGATCTGGAATGGGAGCGGCTCTGGTCGACGCTGTTAGAGAGGCCTGGCGAAGGAGGCGGTGGCGGCAGCAGATTCGGGGGTTGGGGCCGAGTGGCGCGGCTCGGATGCGCAGAGAGCTGGATCCCGGAAGCGGATGTCCTCACCGCACAAACCGGCCCGCTCGGCCCGCCCCGCCCCATCGCTAAGCCACGTGTACCTTCAGGGCTGGCTTGGACCTGGCGCGACTGCGGCGCGGGCGGAGGCTGCTGGGATTGCCGGAGGGAAGCATTCCGTCCCCGCGGAGGAGTCGCCGTGGGTGCGGACTCCAAGCGGGGTGCTGCAGCCCCGACCACCGGACTCGATCCCGAAAGCTACTCGGCTGTCCAACGGCCACCGGCTCGAGTCGCGTCCCTATGGCAACGGGTTCCTCGCTACTGCGAAGACCCTTTGCGTTACGGGCGGCCAAGCACTCTGCCTGCTCGCGCGAGAGTACTCGCTGTCAAACCCGCAGTGGCCGTGGCTacgagggggagagagagagagagatgcttaGAAATGCTGCAGATGAAAGACGGGGGTGACATGTGAGAGACAGGGATGACAGAGCCCTTTTTTCTAGTttaggaggggaggaaaaggacaAGGTCTATCAGGCAGTGTATTGGGCAACCCCGAGCCCTTCCGAATGGCTCGCCGCAGTCCGTCGGCGCTGAGGTGGCGGGGACTGGACTTGATGCGTGCGGGGCGGGCCGAGGCGGGCCCAGGCTCTATGGGCGGGGCCAGAGTCGAACTCTGCTTCTCAGGTAGTAGGTGAGGAAGTACCCTGGCGCTGCTGGTTCCTTGATTCAGTCTGGGTTCGGGATGAGGAGCTGTGACCTGGCTTGGGGGTAGAAGGCTGGCACAGTCATAACTTCCTCCGTGGGGTCAAGAAGCCCCTCACGTCTCCTGAAATACGGCGGGGAAGGGGCTAGTGGCGGCCGAGGAATCCCCAGGAAAAaactcctctcccccttcccccactccgATCCTACGGGGACTCCCCATCTCCAGGGTAGGCTCGAGGCCCCTCCCCACCCACTCCAGGGAACCGCCCCACCCCCAGGAGGGTCCTGGGCCTTGGGGAGGCCAAGCCACCTCATCCCTCCCTGGGTTTTGACTCCCAGAATGTCAGAGCCGGAACCCATGATCCCCTCTTGTCTAATTGTCcattcttcctccccacccccaccccgcacCCAAAGTATGCAGCTAGGGAAACGAAGGCCTGGAGAACGGAAGTGAATTGCTCTCCTCCGAAAGACCCACGCTGGGACTCTGAAAGTACGGCTTCGGATGGTATTCCCAAAGTCCGTCGGCAGGAGACCTGACAAAGCTCCCACGGATCTTCCTCCTCAGATGAGTCCCGCCAGAATCAAATGTGCTCTCTTGGCCTCCTGCAGATAACGGCGTCTGACTGTCGCCTTCAGGAATTCTGCATCCTTAGAACCGTTACCTGTAAACAGGTAAGTCACTTAGAGTTTTTAAAGAAACAGTACCGAGGGACCAGATGTCATTGTAGGTTGTGTATTCTCAGATTGTCCTAATAAGGGGTCTGTgttgaaggagaaagaagagaaaagaaagtattgGTGAGTGCCATATCTGACATTTATCAGTGCCATGACGCTGGGTTCATGTATCTGGGTTCTTGGGCTGTCTTGGGCTGAAAGATCTATACTACTTAAATTCTAAGGATCTTCATTATAAAGGTGTGATTTTATCATGAAATTGCCTTTTTCCATAGCATCTCctaaattatattctaaaattaAATGTACAGAGCAGtaatttataacatttctttaaatgtttcatgtagaatggaaaaaaaaaaaaagaagatacagatTTGCTCAAGTTTCTTGGGAAGCCATATCTTTTCTGGCAaaggaattttgttttctaaCAAATTTCACATGGTATCTACTCAGTAAAAGtttaccaaatggaaaaaaaaaagttttttttctttttaaaattttcagtagtgttttatttttccaaatacttgtagTTTTCAAtgtacatttttgtaaaacttagtgttcttcatttttctcccttcttcccttatctccccctccccaagacagcaggcaatctaatagaggttaaatatgtgcaattcttttaaacatatgtcCATAGTCCTCAtactaaacaagaaaaatcagatcaaaaaggaaaaaaaaacctcaagaaagaaaaaagaaacaaggaaacaaaaaacaacaaaaaaaattgaaaatactaccttgatccacattcagtcccatagtgctttctctggatatagatgcaAATGGCtccttccatcacaagtctattggatttgttttgaatcacttcattgttgaaaagaatcaagtccatcacagttgatgattacttaatcttgttgctgtatacaatgttctcgttttttgctcacttcactcaatatcagttcttgtaagtcttttcaagcttttctgaaatcaacctgtcatttcttatagaaataatatttctatatccTATTACATGTATATACCATAATATGccaatacattcatatatcataactaattcagccattccccaactgagagacatccattcactttccagttccttgccaccacaaaaatggctgctaccaacatttttgcacatgtgggtccttttcccttttttatgatctctagcATATAGACTCACtcgtgacactgctggatcaaagggtatgcttaGTAATAAACAATActttagcacctactgtgtgccaggcaggCAAGTAGGTAATAAAGTGGAAGGCCTGGAATCAGTaagattcttcttcctgatttcatttactagctgtatgacccaggcaagtcacttaaccctttttgtctcaatttccccattatgaatagaaaaaaaaatgacaaaccattccagcacCATTGTTaggaaaaccccagatggggtaaCAGAATTGGGCCCAACAAAAAATATGctaagtattgtgctaagtattaggaatacaaaaagaggcaaaaagacaagagtccctgctttcaaagagctgcTCCCAGTCTTAATAGAGAAGATATCATgcaacaaatacacacacacacacacatatatctgcaTATGCaggatacatatatacaaaataggaTGCATATACATGatgatggaaattgttaaaaatgTGAAGGTACTAGAATTTAGAGGGCTTGGAGAAGACTTCCagtaaaagatagaattttagttgggagctaaaggaagccagggatatCAGTAGGCAAAACAGAAATGGGAGAGTGTTCTAGGTATGGAGGATAGCTGGAGAATATACCTGAGCTGAGAGATGAAGTGTCTTATCCATGGAACAACCAGGAAgcccagtgtcactggatcaaagagtatgtcaGGGactaaggtgtaagaagactacaAAGGTAGAAAGGGCAAAGATAtgaaagattttgaatgccaaaaagagCACTTTGTATTTGCTCTTGGAAatgatagggaaccactgaagtttattgagtaggggaatgacatatcagacctgcactttaggaaaataattttaatgactgGATGGAAAGTAGATGGGTGTGGGGAAAGACCCATCAGCAAGCCAGAATAGTCATCAAGATGTGAGGTGATAAAAGACCAACACTGGAGTGATCTCAGTGTCAGATGAGAAAAGGGGATACATTTGAGAAATGCTGCAGAGGTGAGATCCACAGGTCTTAGCAACAGTTTAGATGgggtatttgagaaatgaagacttCTCTTAAgttgtgagcctgagggactgAGAAGATAGTGTTGATCTCCACCTATAGTAataggaaaggtaggaagggaatgGGATAGAGTTAAGAGAAAGTGTGTTTTAAGACACACTTGAGTCTATAATTTGACATGTGTGAAAGAGTTGGAGATGCAAAATTGGAGATCTGCTGGGGAcaggataggtagatttgagaatcatcagcaaagAGGTAGTAATTAAGTTCTTggaagctaatgagatcaccaagtgaagtagtatagagggagaagagaaggcagCAGCATAAGAAGAACCCTTAAGGCTTCTGCATTTGGAGGCCATGAGCTCgaggaggatccagcaaaggagatagagaaggcAGATGGgtaggaggaaaataaaaagagcagtgacccgaaaacctagagagaagggagtatcaaggaagagaaagagtgatCAACAGTAGCAAAGACAGCAGAGAAATCAAGGtgaataagaattgagaaaaagccCTTTTGGCAACTACAAGattattagtaactttggagaaaacagCTTTGATGGAATGATAAAATCAGAAGCTGGATTGTAAAGAGTTTAtcgaaaaagggaagaaaaaagttgaGGAACCTGTTGATGGCCTTTTTGAAGAGTTTAgctacaaaaaacaaaagagatagaACAGCAGCAGGGATTGAAGGAAAAAGTATTATGCACCTGTTAGGTGTTGTGGgcttcacaaatatttcatttgattcatttCCCCTGAAAACAACCCAGGGAAggagatgctatttttatccccattttacagatgactaaaccaatgcagataagggTTCAGCAACTTTCCCAAGGTCCTACAGCCaataaactggatttgaattgaggactacttgactctaggcccaggtTCCAGGTTATTACACCGCTAAAATAACATTCTTATTCTGactcaccttaaaaaaaaaaaaaaaaaaaaaaaaaaggaatttcataCACTTATCCTCTCCCCTATCTGTCTTCTTGGGCCTTTTGTGTAATTTGTTTTGTAGGTAGTCTAAGAATTGATCATTTGATTGTTGAGAATAGGGCAGGGGGGATGAATCACGGACCCTTTAAAGGGCATACCTTCCCAGAATGATgtttaaaatacataaagtaaattgcataggattacaaaggaaaccaataatTATGTGTGGTTAtcaatattttttagaaaattaacTCTGGACCCACTGAAATCTCTCTGTGGACCCCAAGTTTAAATGCTACTGGTGTGGAGGAAAGCACATCAAGTTAGAGTCAGGAGACTTGAGTTTGAGTGAGTTCTGCCACTAGTTGGTTTTGTGATTGGTCTAAGTTACTTGAGTTCCTTgagattcagttttcttatctatatagTGAGTATAATATTTGCATTTTCAGCTTCACTTTGTTGAAAGTACTATATGAATGAGTTGTTATTGAAGAATAATTGCTAAACAAAGGAAAGCCAGAAGaggaacaaatttttttttgcattgcaaAACCATTTCAATACTAATGACCCATCCTAGTAATTTAAACTGCTCATGTACAGTGCAGCAGATAAAgttatttctttacttttggaTACAGTTTCTATGATAAAAAGTAATTCTTTAAGGGTAGGCTAATAGTGAGATAACAAAAAGTACTTTGTACCAAAGTAGTTGTTACATTTCCAAAAATACTATCTTTAGCAGAAAATAATGCTTTGTTCGCAACTTTTAGAGGGCATTTATTAATTCAGTACTAAATACCTACCACCTGCAAGATCTTGCTGGAGattggaaaataaaggaaaaaaagttttggggGGAATCAACATggacaaataaatataagaatttgAAAGGAGAGAAATCAGTAAGAGCTAAGAGGATTCATAGTGGTAtattggagaaatttttttttttaatttttcaaatgcatTCTTTTTTAGTTATCATTTCAGTTGCTCTTTACTTTCCATATTGAACACTGCTtagtatcaaagaaaaagaagttagcAAAACTACATCTGgcaatatgtataatattctatCCTCAAAGTCCACTTTTGTGCTATGATGTTCGAAGAGAGCTGTTTCATTAACTTTTTGGGGGGatctttgtagatttttttctattagtcAGTGTCCACCTTCTTCAGAGAGATCTTTTCATTCGTATTGATTGCAACCATTACATATGTTATTCTTAtgtctgcttattttattctgcatCCTCAGTTTGtgcaaatcttcccatgtttctttaaATTCCTCATATTAGACTTTTATCACTCAATATTATCGTACATTTATAGACTAAATGTCTTTCACCCAACTCTTCCCTACTCTTCCTCCCAGTTTTCATTACTACAGAGAGTTGTACTCTGAATATCTTGAGTTGTATAGTTCTTTTGTTCTTGTCTTTGACTTCCTAGAGAATGTTCCCACTAAGGGAGTTACTGGGTTAGAGTATGGATGCTTTAGTCATTTTCCCTGAACAATTGTATAGAGATCTATGGAATAGTTGATCCACTTGATAGCTCTACCAATAGTCTTTCAGTTTGTCTTCCCATAAGCACTTTTAACTTTGAcaattttggggggaggaggtagCAGGGGCTGTGGCAgtgtcattttttccattttacttgaTATGAGGTAATACCTGAGTTTTAATTTACATCTCTCATTAGAGATATGGGTGCATGCTTTATGAGgtcttttcta
This genomic window contains:
- the SPCS1 gene encoding signal peptidase complex subunit 1; the encoded protein is MGRGGPSGPVCAVRTSASGIQLSAHPSRATRPQPPNLLPPPPPSPGLSNSVDQSRSHSRSPKRNPSASLQRRLAPKAVMLDGLSSLPTQMDYKGQKLAEQMFQGIILFSAVIGFIYGYVAEQFGWTVYIVMAGFAFSCLLTLPPWPIYRRHPLKWLPVQDSGSEDKKPAEKKIKRHPKNN